One genomic region from Cellulomonas fengjieae encodes:
- the atpA gene encoding F0F1 ATP synthase subunit alpha, translating to MAELTIRPDEIRAALDSFVKSYEPTGVVSEEVGRVTLTADGIAQVEGLPGAMANELLRFEDGTLGLALNLDVREIGVVVLGEFTGIEEGQEVRRTGEVLSVPIGDGYLGRVVDPLGQPIDGLGELETEGRRALELQAPGVMARKSVDEPLQTGLKAIDAMIPIGRGQRQLIIGDRQTGKTAIAIDTIINQKANWETGDPTKQVRCIYVAIGQKGSTIAAVRGALEEAGALEYTTIVAAPASDPAGFKYLAPYTGSAIGQHWMYQGKHVLIVFDDLSKQAEAYRAVSLLLRRPPGREAYPGDVFYLHSRLLERCAKLSDELGGGSMTGLPVIETKANDVSAYIPTNVISITDGQIFLQSDLFNADQRPAVDVGISVSRVGGAAQVKAMKKVSGTLKLDLAQFRSLEAFAMFASDLDAASRAQLTRGARLMELLKQAQYSPYPVEDQVASIWAGTKGKLDDVPLADVRRFETELLDHLRRNTDVLSTIASTGKLEDETEKALGDAIDEFRNGFLAGDGSTLVGSSDDGAEVDVEQEQIVRQKKG from the coding sequence ATGGCTGAGCTGACGATCCGGCCAGACGAGATCCGGGCCGCGCTGGACAGCTTCGTGAAGTCCTACGAGCCGACCGGCGTGGTCTCTGAAGAGGTCGGCCGCGTGACCCTGACCGCCGACGGCATCGCGCAGGTCGAGGGCCTGCCCGGAGCCATGGCGAACGAGCTGTTGCGCTTCGAGGACGGCACGCTCGGCCTCGCGCTCAACCTCGACGTGCGCGAGATCGGCGTCGTCGTGCTGGGGGAGTTCACGGGCATCGAGGAGGGCCAGGAGGTCCGCCGTACCGGCGAGGTGCTCTCGGTGCCGATCGGTGACGGATACCTCGGGCGTGTCGTGGACCCGCTGGGCCAGCCCATCGACGGTCTGGGCGAGCTGGAGACCGAGGGCCGCCGCGCCCTCGAGCTGCAGGCCCCCGGCGTCATGGCGCGCAAGAGCGTCGACGAGCCGCTGCAGACCGGCCTCAAGGCGATCGACGCCATGATCCCGATCGGCCGTGGCCAGCGTCAGCTGATCATCGGCGACCGGCAGACCGGCAAGACCGCCATCGCGATCGACACGATCATCAACCAGAAGGCCAACTGGGAGACCGGCGACCCGACGAAGCAGGTCCGCTGCATCTACGTCGCCATCGGCCAGAAGGGCTCCACCATCGCCGCCGTGCGCGGCGCCCTGGAGGAGGCCGGCGCGCTGGAGTACACGACCATCGTCGCGGCCCCCGCGTCCGACCCGGCCGGCTTCAAGTACCTCGCGCCCTACACCGGCTCGGCCATCGGCCAGCACTGGATGTACCAGGGCAAGCACGTCCTGATCGTCTTCGACGACCTGTCCAAGCAGGCCGAGGCCTACCGTGCCGTGTCGCTGCTGCTGCGCCGCCCGCCGGGCCGCGAGGCGTACCCCGGTGACGTCTTCTACCTGCACTCCCGTCTGCTCGAGCGTTGTGCCAAGCTCTCGGACGAGCTGGGGGGCGGCTCGATGACGGGTCTGCCGGTCATCGAGACCAAGGCCAACGACGTGTCGGCGTACATCCCGACCAACGTCATCTCCATCACGGACGGGCAGATCTTCCTGCAGTCCGACCTGTTCAACGCCGACCAGCGTCCCGCCGTCGACGTCGGCATCTCGGTGTCCCGCGTCGGTGGTGCCGCGCAGGTCAAGGCGATGAAGAAGGTCTCCGGCACGCTGAAGCTGGACCTCGCGCAGTTCCGGTCGCTCGAGGCGTTCGCGATGTTCGCGTCCGACCTCGACGCCGCGTCCCGCGCCCAGCTGACCCGTGGCGCGCGCCTCATGGAGCTGCTCAAGCAGGCGCAGTACTCGCCGTACCCGGTCGAGGACCAGGTCGCGTCGATCTGGGCCGGCACCAAGGGCAAGCTGGACGACGTCCCGCTGGCCGACGTGCGCCGGTTCGAGACCGAGCTGCTCGACCACCTGCGCCGTAACACCGACGTGCTGTCGACGATCGCGTCGACCGGCAAGCTCGAGGACGAGACCGAGAAGGCTCTCGGCGACGCGATCGACGAGTTCCGCAACGGGTTCCTCGCGGGTGACGGCTCGACGCTGGTCGGCTCGTCCGACGACGGCGCCGAGGTCGACGTCGAGCAGGAGCAGATCGTCCGGCAGAAGAAGGGCTGA
- a CDS encoding F0F1 ATP synthase subunit gamma, which produces MAGQQRVYRQRIRSTQSLKKIFRAMELIAASRIGKARDRVTAATPYSRALTRAVSAVATHSNVTHPLVTERTDTNRVAVLLVTSDRGMAGAYSASAIREAERLIGRLVEAGKEPVVYVTGRRAISYYAFRGRELAGQWSGASDAPSVETATEIADTLLAAFRAPADEGGVAELHVVFTHFRNMVSQTPRVIRLLPLEIVEGVEPPEEGAVSPLYSFEPSPEDVLDALLPMYVRSRVYTCLLQAAASELAARQRAMHTATENAEDLVRMYTRLANQARQAEITQEISEIVSGADSLAAS; this is translated from the coding sequence GTGGCAGGTCAGCAGCGCGTCTACCGGCAGCGGATCCGGTCGACACAGTCGCTGAAGAAGATCTTCCGCGCGATGGAGCTCATCGCTGCCTCGCGCATCGGCAAGGCGCGTGACCGGGTGACGGCGGCGACGCCGTACTCGCGCGCGCTGACCCGTGCGGTGTCGGCGGTGGCCACGCACTCCAACGTGACCCACCCGCTCGTCACCGAGCGGACGGACACCAACCGGGTCGCGGTCCTGCTCGTCACGTCCGACCGGGGCATGGCCGGCGCCTACTCGGCGAGCGCGATCCGTGAGGCCGAGCGCCTGATCGGGCGCCTCGTCGAGGCGGGCAAGGAGCCGGTCGTCTACGTCACGGGCCGCCGGGCCATCTCGTACTACGCGTTCCGCGGGCGTGAGCTCGCGGGGCAGTGGTCGGGCGCCTCGGACGCGCCGTCGGTGGAGACCGCGACGGAGATCGCGGACACGCTCCTCGCGGCGTTCCGCGCCCCGGCGGACGAGGGCGGGGTCGCGGAGCTGCACGTCGTGTTCACGCACTTCCGGAACATGGTGTCGCAGACCCCTCGGGTCATCCGGCTGCTCCCGCTCGAGATCGTGGAAGGCGTCGAGCCGCCCGAGGAGGGTGCGGTCTCGCCGCTGTACTCGTTCGAGCCGTCGCCCGAGGACGTGCTCGACGCGCTGCTGCCGATGTACGTGCGGAGCCGCGTCTACACCTGCCTCCTGCAGGCGGCGGCGTCCGAGCTGGCCGCGCGCCAGCGGGCGATGCACACCGCGACCGAGAACGCCGAGGACCTGGTGCGCATGTACACCCGGCTCGCCAACCAGGCCCGCCAGGCCGAGATCACCCAGGAGATCAGCGAGATCGTGTCGGGCGCCGACTCGCTCGCCGCCTCCTGA
- the atpD gene encoding F0F1 ATP synthase subunit beta, producing MTATTTEAAVEHASGPGVGRVARVIGPVVDIEFPSDQIPEIFNALKVDIDLSAQGEGEAEGVTTMTLEVAQHLGDSLIRAIALKPTDGLVRGALVRDTGEAISVPVGDVTKGHVFNVIGEVLNLKEGEKLEITERWPIHRKPPAFDQLESKTQMFETGIKVIDLLTPYVLGGKIGLFGGAGVGKTVLIQEMIQRVALNHGGVSVFAGVGERTREGNDLIVEMEEAGVFDKTALVFGQMDEPPGTRLRVALSALTMAEYFRDVQKQDVLLFIDNIFRFTQAGSEVSTLLGRMPSAVGYQPNLADEMGLLQERITSTRGHSITSLQAIYVPADDYTDPAPATTFAHLDATTELSREIASRGLYPAVDPLTSTSRILDPRYVGQAHYDAATRVKSILQRNKELQDIIAILGVDELSEEDKTVVARARRIQQFLSQNTYMAEKFTGVVGSTVPLTETVEAFGKIADGEFDHISEQAFFNIGGLEDLERNWARIQKDYGV from the coding sequence ATGACTGCTACCACTACCGAAGCTGCCGTCGAGCACGCGTCCGGTCCTGGCGTGGGTCGGGTCGCGCGGGTCATCGGCCCCGTCGTCGACATCGAGTTCCCGTCGGACCAGATCCCCGAGATCTTCAACGCGCTCAAGGTCGACATCGACCTGTCGGCGCAGGGGGAGGGCGAGGCCGAGGGCGTCACGACGATGACGCTCGAGGTCGCCCAGCACCTCGGGGACTCGCTCATCCGCGCCATCGCGCTCAAGCCGACCGACGGCCTGGTCCGCGGCGCGCTCGTGCGCGACACCGGCGAGGCGATCAGCGTGCCCGTCGGCGACGTCACCAAGGGTCACGTCTTCAACGTCATCGGCGAGGTGCTCAACCTCAAGGAGGGCGAGAAGCTCGAGATCACCGAGCGCTGGCCCATCCACCGCAAGCCCCCGGCCTTCGACCAGCTCGAGAGCAAGACGCAGATGTTCGAGACCGGCATCAAGGTCATCGACCTGCTCACGCCGTACGTGCTCGGCGGCAAGATCGGTCTCTTCGGCGGAGCGGGCGTCGGCAAGACGGTCCTCATCCAGGAGATGATCCAGCGGGTCGCGCTCAACCACGGTGGTGTCTCCGTGTTCGCCGGCGTCGGCGAGCGCACGCGTGAGGGCAACGACCTCATCGTCGAGATGGAGGAGGCCGGCGTCTTCGACAAGACGGCGCTCGTCTTCGGCCAGATGGACGAGCCGCCGGGCACGCGGCTGCGCGTCGCCCTGTCCGCGCTGACGATGGCGGAGTACTTCCGCGACGTGCAGAAGCAGGACGTGCTGCTCTTCATCGACAACATCTTCCGGTTCACGCAGGCCGGGTCCGAGGTGTCGACGCTGCTCGGCCGCATGCCGTCCGCGGTGGGCTACCAGCCGAACCTGGCCGACGAGATGGGCCTCCTGCAGGAGCGCATCACCTCGACGCGTGGTCACTCGATCACCTCGCTGCAGGCGATCTACGTGCCGGCCGACGACTACACCGACCCGGCCCCGGCCACCACGTTCGCGCACCTCGACGCGACCACCGAGCTCTCGCGTGAGATCGCGTCCCGGGGCCTGTACCCGGCCGTGGACCCGCTGACGTCGACGAGCCGGATCCTCGACCCGCGCTACGTCGGCCAGGCGCACTACGACGCCGCGACGCGCGTCAAGTCGATCCTGCAGCGCAACAAGGAGCTCCAGGACATCATCGCGATCCTCGGTGTCGACGAGCTGTCGGAGGAGGACAAGACGGTCGTGGCACGCGCCCGCCGTATCCAGCAGTTCCTCTCGCAGAACACCTACATGGCGGAGAAGTTCACCGGCGTGGTCGGCTCGACGGTCCCGCTCACCGAGACGGTCGAGGCCTTCGGCAAGATCGCCGACGGCGAGTTCGACCACATCTCCGAGCAGGCCTTCTTCAACATCGGTGGCCTCGAGGACCTCGAGCGCAACTGGGCCCGCATCCAGAAGGACTACGGCGTCTGA
- a CDS encoding F0F1 ATP synthase subunit epsilon: MADIEVDLVATAGKLWSGTARMVSARAGDGEIGILAGHEPVLSVLQAGEVRVFPVGEGEPKRWQVKGGFLSFDSNHLTIVADDVVEGARPTTPRASH; encoded by the coding sequence GTGGCAGACATCGAGGTCGACCTCGTCGCCACCGCCGGCAAGCTCTGGTCCGGCACGGCCCGCATGGTCTCGGCGCGGGCCGGCGACGGTGAGATCGGCATCCTCGCCGGTCACGAGCCGGTGCTGTCCGTCCTGCAGGCGGGCGAGGTCCGCGTGTTCCCCGTCGGGGAGGGCGAGCCGAAGCGCTGGCAGGTCAAGGGTGGGTTCCTGTCGTTCGACTCCAACCACCTGACCATCGTCGCCGACGACGTCGTGGAGGGCGCCCGCCCGACGA